In a single window of the Limnochorda sp. L945t genome:
- the rsmA gene encoding 16S rRNA (adenine(1518)-N(6)/adenine(1519)-N(6))-dimethyltransferase RsmA: MLGRFELRPRRRLSQHFLVDPRVARRVADAVAPGPADRVLEIGPGLGAITIPLGERAGSVVAVEKDGALARALAWVLREHQLHAPGGPVRVVAADVLTLSLERIAPSLVAGNLPYAITSPLLLALARSRAFARAVVMVQKEVADRLVAPPGSGAYGSLTVAVAAHVRVRRLFDVSRRCFFPPPEVDSTVMSLEPHEGRPGALLGEALETVLRAAFGQRRKTLRNALATLDLAPYDAAELLRRAGIDGGLRAEALDVPAFVRLAAALLQLRASQP; the protein is encoded by the coding sequence TTGCTCGGCAGGTTCGAGCTCCGGCCGCGGCGGCGGCTGAGCCAGCATTTCCTGGTGGACCCCCGGGTGGCACGCCGGGTGGCCGACGCGGTCGCTCCCGGCCCTGCCGATCGGGTGCTGGAGATCGGCCCGGGCCTGGGCGCCATCACCATCCCGCTGGGCGAGCGGGCCGGCTCGGTCGTCGCCGTGGAGAAGGATGGCGCCCTGGCCCGCGCTCTGGCCTGGGTGCTGCGGGAACACCAGCTCCACGCCCCCGGCGGGCCGGTGCGGGTGGTCGCCGCCGACGTGCTGACGCTCAGCCTCGAGCGCATCGCCCCGAGCCTGGTGGCGGGCAACCTGCCCTACGCCATCACGAGCCCGCTGCTGCTGGCCCTGGCCAGAAGCCGCGCCTTCGCCCGGGCGGTCGTGATGGTGCAGAAGGAAGTGGCCGACCGCCTGGTGGCCCCTCCCGGATCTGGGGCGTACGGTTCGCTGACAGTGGCCGTGGCGGCCCACGTCCGGGTGCGCCGCCTGTTCGACGTGTCGCGGCGCTGTTTTTTCCCCCCGCCCGAGGTGGACTCGACCGTGATGAGCCTCGAGCCCCACGAGGGGCGGCCCGGCGCTCTCCTCGGGGAGGCGCTGGAGACGGTGCTCCGCGCCGCCTTCGGCCAGCGCCGCAAGACGCTCAGGAACGCCCTCGCCACCCTCGACCTCGCTCCTTACGACGCCGCGGAGCTGCTGCGGCGGGCCGGGATCGACGGGGGTCTGCGGGCCGAGGCGCTCGACGTGCCCGCTTTCGTGCGCCTTGCCGCTGCCTTGTTGCAGCTCCGGGCGTCTCAGCCCTGA
- a CDS encoding sulfurtransferase: protein MARPAEEAVIAQKGYAVPEALVSTEWVAQHLEDPSVRVVESDEDVLLYDMGHIPGAVKIDWHTDLQDPVVRDYIDPQRFAALASSRGISRDTTVVFYGDKNNWWACYAFWAFKLFGHPDCRIMDGGRKKWEAEGRPMTRDVPSYAPASYPVPRREDAPIRAFRQDVEAHVRAGRPLVDVRSPQEYRGELLHMPDYPQEGALRGGHIPGARNVPWVMAIQEDGTFKPADALRAIYQEQAGLSPQDDIVAYCRIGERSAHTWFVLTYLLGYPRVRNYDGSWTEWGNLVRAPIER from the coding sequence ATGGCTCGTCCGGCCGAGGAGGCTGTCATCGCACAGAAGGGGTACGCCGTGCCCGAAGCGCTGGTGAGCACCGAGTGGGTGGCGCAGCACCTGGAAGACCCGTCCGTTCGCGTCGTGGAATCGGACGAAGACGTCCTGCTCTACGACATGGGACATATCCCCGGCGCGGTCAAGATCGACTGGCACACGGACCTGCAGGATCCCGTCGTGAGGGACTACATCGACCCGCAGCGTTTCGCTGCCCTGGCCTCGTCCAGGGGCATCTCCCGGGACACGACCGTGGTCTTTTACGGCGACAAGAACAACTGGTGGGCCTGCTACGCGTTCTGGGCGTTCAAGCTGTTCGGCCACCCCGACTGCCGCATCATGGACGGAGGCCGCAAGAAATGGGAAGCCGAGGGGCGTCCCATGACCCGCGACGTTCCCTCGTACGCGCCCGCCTCCTATCCGGTGCCCCGGCGGGAGGACGCGCCCATCCGGGCGTTCCGGCAGGACGTGGAGGCGCACGTCCGCGCGGGGCGGCCGCTGGTCGACGTGCGTTCCCCGCAGGAGTACCGCGGAGAGCTCCTGCACATGCCCGACTACCCGCAGGAGGGCGCGCTGCGCGGCGGCCACATCCCGGGAGCCCGCAACGTGCCCTGGGTCATGGCGATCCAGGAGGACGGGACCTTCAAGCCTGCGGACGCCCTGCGGGCCATTTACCAGGAGCAGGCAGGCCTTTCCCCCCAGGACGACATCGTGGCGTATTGCCGGATCGGGGAGCGTTCGGCGCACACCTGGTTCGTGCTCACATACCTTCTGGGGTACCCGAGGGTCCGCAATTACGACGGGTCGTGGACGGAATGGGGCAATCTCGTGAGGGCCCCCATCGAACGATGA
- a CDS encoding 3D domain-containing protein, protein MMQPGAASPPGPWPAAPAPLRFGAALRGALFCAALAVLAWAGQAVLLHPVRIVDGDEGVVAGRVLRGNVADALRQLGVQLREGDRTEPALGVEVHPGMTIRVQRAFDVIVTVDGQHVETLAVGGTVGELLRERAIRLGPLDEVTPALDQPVTPGTAVRVVRVQEVTRTRREPIPFKTLRWAEPRWEKGKTGILREGREGVVEYTERLRYEDGKLVSTTVVGTRRIQEPVAQIIGVGTRIVWRTLRTPAGVIRYREALPMIATAYYPGPESTGRSADGVTATGMRAGLGVVAVDPRVIPLGTRLYIPGYGLAVAGDVGGAIKGRRIDLGFNTLREALHFGRRPVTVYVLD, encoded by the coding sequence ATGATGCAGCCCGGCGCCGCTTCGCCCCCGGGACCCTGGCCGGCGGCTCCCGCACCCCTTCGCTTCGGAGCTGCGCTGCGCGGGGCGCTTTTTTGCGCGGCGCTGGCAGTACTGGCCTGGGCGGGCCAGGCCGTGCTGCTGCACCCCGTACGGATCGTCGACGGGGACGAGGGGGTCGTTGCGGGGCGGGTGTTGCGGGGCAACGTCGCTGACGCGCTTCGGCAGTTGGGCGTGCAGCTGCGGGAGGGTGACCGGACGGAGCCCGCCCTCGGGGTCGAGGTGCACCCGGGCATGACCATCCGGGTGCAGCGCGCCTTCGACGTGATCGTGACCGTGGACGGCCAGCACGTCGAAACCCTGGCCGTCGGGGGCACCGTTGGCGAGCTGCTCCGGGAGCGAGCGATCAGGCTCGGGCCGCTCGACGAGGTGACCCCGGCTCTCGACCAACCGGTGACGCCCGGCACCGCGGTGCGGGTCGTGCGGGTGCAGGAAGTGACCCGGACCCGGCGCGAGCCCATTCCGTTCAAGACCTTGCGGTGGGCGGAACCCCGGTGGGAGAAGGGCAAGACGGGGATCTTGCGCGAGGGGCGCGAGGGCGTGGTCGAGTACACGGAGCGCCTGCGCTACGAGGACGGCAAGCTGGTCTCCACCACCGTGGTCGGGACCCGCAGGATCCAGGAGCCGGTCGCTCAGATCATCGGGGTCGGGACCCGCATCGTCTGGCGTACGCTCCGGACGCCGGCCGGCGTGATCCGGTACCGGGAGGCGTTGCCCATGATCGCCACCGCCTATTACCCCGGGCCGGAGAGCACCGGTCGCTCCGCCGACGGGGTCACGGCGACCGGCATGCGGGCGGGGCTGGGCGTGGTCGCGGTGGATCCGCGCGTGATTCCGCTGGGGACGCGCCTGTACATCCCGGGCTACGGCCTGGCCGTGGCAGGCGACGTAGGCGGCGCCATCAAAGGCAGGCGGATCGACCTCGGCTTCAACACCCTGCGCGAAGCCCTCCACTTCGGACGCCGGCCGGTGACCGTCTACGTCCTCGACTGA
- a CDS encoding APC family permease — protein MQHSDASRRRPMGLVSAWTLGVGTMVGTGIFALSADAARYAGPAAVASYLLAGLACLVLALNFGLLASGRPVSGGPYVYIRDGLGPLVGIVAGWQLWLGMALSASFYAVGFARYLTYFWPGSPAKGVAAATVALVSVVNVMVPRAASVLQNLSVGFLLLVLGGLVVLGIPRVEPAFWVPVAPYGWRPAVEIVPLVFTSYLGFEMIAQAGNAFRNPRRTVPLAMVASVATVTALYSGIMVVSLGVIHHVDLAQSPTPLAEVARRLMGRPGAAVVAIGGMVAALSSANGVVLASLELARVMTGEGSWPPSGSRARLPAAELAATAVAVAGTAAGDLEWLARGVGVLHLLPFTLVPITLLQLSTSRRARQVTRMAPASSAVAVAGIAVMAFVVRQLRWPEVQTAAWLSAPALLWVWRMRR, from the coding sequence GTGCAACACTCGGACGCTTCCCGCCGCCGCCCGATGGGCCTCGTCAGCGCCTGGACGCTGGGCGTGGGCACCATGGTCGGAACGGGCATTTTCGCCCTTTCAGCCGACGCGGCGCGCTACGCCGGTCCGGCCGCGGTCGCCAGCTACCTCCTGGCAGGATTGGCCTGCCTCGTGCTGGCACTCAACTTCGGCCTTCTGGCTTCCGGCCGCCCTGTCTCCGGAGGGCCGTACGTCTACATCCGCGACGGCCTGGGGCCGCTCGTGGGCATCGTGGCGGGCTGGCAGCTGTGGCTCGGGATGGCGCTGTCCGCCTCCTTTTATGCCGTCGGCTTCGCGCGGTATCTCACCTATTTCTGGCCGGGCTCCCCGGCGAAGGGGGTCGCGGCGGCTACGGTGGCGCTGGTTTCCGTCGTCAACGTGATGGTGCCACGAGCCGCCTCCGTCCTGCAAAACCTTTCGGTAGGGTTTCTCCTTTTGGTCCTCGGGGGCCTCGTGGTCCTGGGTATTCCGCGTGTGGAGCCCGCGTTCTGGGTGCCGGTCGCTCCGTACGGGTGGCGGCCGGCGGTGGAGATCGTTCCCCTGGTCTTCACCTCTTACCTCGGCTTCGAGATGATCGCCCAGGCGGGCAACGCCTTCCGTAACCCGAGGCGCACCGTGCCGCTGGCGATGGTGGCGTCGGTGGCGACGGTGACCGCGCTGTACAGCGGCATCATGGTCGTGAGCCTGGGGGTCATCCACCACGTCGACCTGGCTCAGTCGCCGACCCCGCTGGCAGAGGTGGCTCGGCGACTCATGGGCCGGCCGGGGGCGGCCGTGGTCGCCATCGGGGGCATGGTGGCCGCTCTCTCCTCGGCCAACGGGGTCGTCCTCGCCTCCCTGGAGCTGGCGAGGGTCATGACCGGGGAGGGCTCCTGGCCCCCCTCCGGGTCCCGTGCCCGCCTCCCGGCGGCCGAACTGGCGGCCACGGCGGTCGCCGTGGCCGGCACCGCCGCCGGCGACCTGGAGTGGCTGGCGCGCGGCGTCGGCGTCCTCCATCTCCTGCCTTTCACGCTGGTCCCCATCACGCTGCTGCAGCTGTCGACGTCCCGCCGCGCCCGGCAGGTAACCCGAATGGCGCCGGCCTCCTCCGCCGTCGCCGTGGCAGGCATCGCGGTGATGGCCTTCGTGGTGAGGCAGTTACGGTGGCCCGAGGTGCAGACCGCGGCATGGCTGAGCGCTCCGGCCCTGTTATGGGTGTGGCGGATGCGGCGGTAA
- a CDS encoding ABC transporter permease, which produces MSKAELWRELRASLAFVERNVNLSRRYLGWEVVFLVYTVVNTLSIGLIGVGAPGVPADARLVLYLLTGALLWSFLSVVFTEVGQAVQWERWEGTIEYTFMAPIRLVTYLSGNSLWAVGYATLRTVVLLLATAAFFRLDLSRANAPGAALVLVASGLSFVGLGLVASVLPLLSTEKGAQATNIFQAVLLLISGVYYDVTALPAWLQPLAWLSPATYTLRATRAALIDGAPTASLLPDILRLVAMALVLAPLGFFVFRMGAVYALRTGKLKRNG; this is translated from the coding sequence GTGAGCAAGGCGGAACTCTGGCGGGAGCTGCGGGCGTCGCTTGCCTTCGTGGAGCGCAACGTCAACCTGAGCCGGCGCTACCTGGGGTGGGAAGTCGTCTTCCTCGTCTATACCGTCGTCAACACCCTCAGCATCGGGCTCATCGGCGTGGGCGCGCCGGGGGTACCCGCGGACGCCCGGCTCGTGCTCTACCTGTTGACCGGGGCCCTCTTGTGGAGCTTCCTCTCCGTGGTCTTCACGGAGGTGGGCCAGGCAGTGCAGTGGGAGCGCTGGGAGGGGACGATCGAGTACACCTTCATGGCCCCCATCCGGCTCGTCACGTACCTCTCGGGCAACTCCCTGTGGGCCGTGGGCTACGCCACGCTGCGTACCGTGGTGCTGCTCCTGGCGACGGCGGCCTTTTTCCGGCTGGACCTGTCCAGGGCCAACGCGCCGGGAGCCGCCCTGGTGCTGGTCGCGTCGGGGCTCTCGTTCGTCGGGCTGGGCCTGGTGGCCTCGGTGCTGCCTCTGCTCTCCACCGAGAAGGGGGCGCAGGCGACCAACATCTTTCAGGCGGTGCTGCTGCTGATCTCGGGGGTCTACTACGACGTCACCGCCTTGCCGGCGTGGCTGCAGCCCCTGGCGTGGCTGAGCCCGGCCACGTACACGCTGCGGGCTACCCGCGCAGCGCTCATCGACGGCGCCCCGACGGCGTCGCTGTTGCCCGACATCTTGCGGCTGGTCGCCATGGCGCTGGTGCTGGCCCCCCTCGGCTTCTTCGTTTTCCGTATGGGGGCCGTGTACGCTCTACGTACCGGTAAGCTGAAGCGCAACGGCTGA
- a CDS encoding replicative DNA helicase gives MAIEGAVPLSRRAPGQGAAVAPEARGSFVPFDPDAERRVLGILLKYPDKADLVMDRLRAAHFYDRVHRAIYRIIEELYHSTGRISFTQVFNRLRKEPDVPDPEGALLELTDSFGTAAELEPAVDVLLDKQARRRILEAAQRIEQMILFETTPSLTDCQSQAQQWMFEATSEEGALEEDIKPLRDVLARCYFNLVERSEGKRNPGLNVSFPSIDGLTTGFKKKDLIILAARPSMGKTALALNFAVHVARYERVPVLIFSLEMDDEQIGDRIVISELFRLQEGGSPITSFEYNTRLDPGKFARTQSIFNELHELPILVVDRRGLTAADIRAKARRVKATHKDLGLIVIDYLQLIRPPSEANKNWALVVGDIVRELRDLAGELDVPIILLSQLNRGVEARDNKRPVMSDLRDSGNIEEFADVVMFLYRDDYYHPDKAKEKGTEGVVEVIVAKQRRGPTGVARLRFIREYTRFVDLEEQE, from the coding sequence GTGGCCATTGAGGGCGCAGTGCCCCTGTCGCGCAGGGCCCCGGGGCAGGGAGCGGCCGTCGCGCCGGAGGCGCGCGGCAGCTTCGTACCCTTCGACCCTGACGCGGAGCGGCGGGTGCTCGGCATCCTGCTCAAGTACCCCGACAAGGCCGACCTGGTGATGGACAGGCTCCGCGCGGCCCATTTCTACGATCGGGTGCACCGGGCCATCTACCGGATCATCGAAGAGCTGTACCATTCCACGGGGCGGATCTCGTTCACCCAGGTCTTCAACCGGCTCCGCAAGGAGCCGGACGTGCCGGACCCGGAAGGCGCCCTGCTCGAGCTGACCGACTCCTTCGGCACGGCCGCGGAGCTGGAGCCGGCGGTCGACGTCTTGCTGGACAAGCAGGCCCGCCGGCGCATCCTGGAGGCGGCGCAGCGCATCGAGCAGATGATCCTGTTCGAGACCACGCCTTCCCTGACGGACTGCCAGTCCCAGGCCCAGCAGTGGATGTTCGAGGCGACCAGCGAGGAAGGTGCCCTCGAGGAGGACATCAAGCCGCTCCGGGACGTCCTGGCTCGCTGCTATTTCAACCTGGTGGAGCGCAGCGAAGGCAAGCGCAATCCCGGGCTCAACGTCAGCTTCCCGTCCATCGACGGGCTGACGACGGGTTTCAAGAAGAAAGACCTGATCATCCTGGCGGCCCGGCCCAGCATGGGCAAGACCGCGCTGGCCCTCAACTTCGCGGTGCACGTCGCCCGCTACGAGCGGGTGCCGGTGCTGATCTTCTCCCTGGAGATGGATGACGAGCAGATCGGCGACCGCATCGTCATCAGCGAGTTGTTCCGCCTGCAGGAGGGCGGGTCTCCCATCACCTCGTTCGAGTACAACACCCGCCTCGATCCCGGCAAGTTCGCCCGGACTCAGTCGATCTTCAACGAACTGCACGAGCTGCCGATTCTGGTGGTAGACCGGCGGGGGCTCACGGCGGCCGACATCCGGGCCAAGGCGCGCCGGGTCAAGGCGACGCACAAGGACCTCGGCCTGATCGTCATCGACTACCTCCAGCTGATCCGCCCTCCGTCGGAGGCCAACAAAAACTGGGCGCTGGTCGTGGGCGACATCGTACGAGAGCTGCGGGACCTGGCGGGCGAGCTGGACGTCCCCATCATCCTGCTCTCGCAGCTCAACCGGGGCGTCGAGGCTCGAGACAACAAGCGCCCGGTGATGTCGGACCTGCGGGACAGCGGCAACATCGAGGAGTTCGCCGACGTGGTCATGTTTTTGTACCGGGACGACTACTACCATCCCGACAAGGCCAAAGAGAAGGGCACCGAAGGCGTCGTCGAGGTCATCGTGGCCAAGCAGCGGCGCGGCCCGACAGGCGTGGCACGGCTGCGCTTCATCCGGGAGTATACCCGATTCGTCGACCTCGAAGAGCAGGAGTAG
- a CDS encoding D-alanine--D-alanine ligase family protein, with the protein MALLFGGRSGEHEVSIMSARSVVRALDPDRYELFPIAVTREGRWYTGNDPARVLDALAAGHVDALQPVVVVPQPGHPANPPIDVAFPLLHGPMGEDGTIQAVFELAEVPYVGAGVAASAVGMDKDLMKAVFRAAGLPVVAYRVVRRNEWLRHPDRVLEAIARHPGFPAFVKPANLGSSVGVQQAEGPEQARSALDEAFSYDRKALVEASAAPAREVECSVLGADEPEASVPGEILPRRAFYDYEAKYYDEGTRLVVPAELDPAVAGEVRRLALAAFQAVDAWGMARVDFFVKPDGKVWVNEINTIPGFTAVSMYPRLWEASGLPYSRLLDRLVTIAIEMHRTRAALRAAQAHWAPSRQPKGGVGARQNSAQ; encoded by the coding sequence TTGGCACTGCTTTTCGGCGGGCGCTCAGGGGAACACGAGGTCTCCATCATGTCCGCCCGCTCGGTCGTAAGGGCCCTGGACCCGGATCGGTACGAACTGTTTCCCATCGCCGTGACACGGGAGGGCCGGTGGTATACCGGGAATGACCCCGCTCGGGTACTGGACGCCCTGGCGGCCGGGCATGTCGACGCGTTGCAGCCGGTGGTCGTAGTGCCCCAGCCGGGGCACCCCGCCAATCCCCCCATCGACGTGGCCTTTCCCCTGCTCCACGGGCCAATGGGCGAAGATGGGACCATCCAGGCGGTGTTCGAGCTCGCCGAGGTCCCGTACGTGGGAGCCGGCGTGGCGGCCAGCGCCGTGGGGATGGACAAAGACCTCATGAAGGCCGTCTTCCGGGCGGCCGGCCTGCCCGTGGTGGCGTACCGGGTGGTGCGGCGCAACGAGTGGCTGCGCCATCCGGACCGGGTGCTGGAGGCGATCGCCAGGCACCCGGGGTTTCCGGCCTTCGTGAAGCCCGCCAATCTGGGGTCGAGCGTGGGCGTGCAGCAGGCCGAGGGCCCCGAGCAGGCTCGTAGCGCTCTGGACGAAGCCTTCTCGTACGACCGCAAGGCGCTCGTGGAGGCGTCGGCGGCTCCCGCCCGGGAGGTCGAGTGCAGCGTGTTGGGCGCCGACGAGCCGGAAGCGTCGGTGCCGGGGGAGATCCTGCCCCGCCGCGCCTTTTACGATTACGAGGCCAAGTATTACGACGAGGGGACCCGGCTCGTGGTACCGGCCGAGCTGGACCCCGCGGTGGCCGGCGAGGTGCGGCGGCTCGCGCTGGCCGCCTTCCAGGCGGTGGACGCCTGGGGGATGGCGCGGGTCGACTTTTTCGTGAAGCCTGACGGGAAGGTGTGGGTCAACGAGATCAACACCATCCCCGGCTTCACGGCCGTAAGCATGTACCCACGCCTGTGGGAGGCGTCGGGGCTGCCTTACTCCCGTTTGCTCGACCGTCTGGTGACCATCGCCATCGAGATGCACCGCACCCGGGCGGCCCTGCGGGCCGCCCAGGCTCACTGGGCACCTTCACGGCAGCCGAAGGGAGGGGTCGGGGCCAGGCAGAACTCTGCCCAGTAG
- a CDS encoding DnaD domain-containing protein — protein MGRRRLRIEPAPTARRYLPVPEELLTLYAPRMGWQAVSAWLVLRFAAEHGGTPDDEDPASYLARSLGMPPLEAAEALRTLGLYRLVEPVSGQGLRVHEPLPGAEFARQFGPPPDGAGHPSPETDGARQEAAASAESAHAPEAAPPEGGAGYEPNGESALPTDVRGVLDWYHQRIGLISDTQAQRLGEWITERHMATDVVALAIEQTARSAEFASFSYLEGVLRNWYNQGVRTWEDVLRRPSLASVIHAPARGGQAAGPGAPATSPAPGGRAGADRSDAPMTGVPNAEAYRPVDPERIRRWKELYGRGH, from the coding sequence ATGGGACGCCGACGCCTACGGATCGAGCCTGCGCCGACCGCGCGCCGGTACCTGCCGGTGCCCGAGGAGCTCCTGACCCTGTATGCCCCGCGCATGGGGTGGCAGGCTGTGAGTGCCTGGCTGGTCTTGCGCTTCGCAGCCGAGCACGGCGGCACCCCGGATGACGAGGACCCGGCCTCGTACCTGGCCCGAAGCCTTGGCATGCCGCCCCTCGAGGCGGCCGAGGCGCTGCGGACGCTCGGGCTGTACCGGCTGGTCGAGCCGGTGAGCGGGCAGGGACTGCGCGTCCACGAGCCGCTGCCCGGGGCAGAGTTCGCCCGGCAATTCGGCCCTCCTCCCGACGGAGCGGGCCACCCTTCCCCGGAGACCGACGGCGCCCGCCAGGAGGCCGCCGCGTCGGCCGAGTCGGCTCACGCGCCGGAGGCGGCCCCCCCCGAAGGGGGTGCCGGCTACGAGCCGAACGGGGAGTCAGCCCTTCCGACGGACGTGCGGGGAGTGCTCGACTGGTACCACCAGCGGATCGGGCTCATCAGCGACACCCAGGCCCAGCGGCTCGGCGAGTGGATCACCGAGCGCCACATGGCCACGGACGTCGTGGCTCTCGCCATCGAGCAGACGGCCCGGTCGGCCGAGTTCGCCAGCTTCAGCTACCTGGAGGGCGTGCTGCGCAACTGGTACAACCAGGGGGTGCGCACGTGGGAGGACGTGTTGCGGCGGCCTTCGCTCGCCTCCGTCATCCACGCGCCCGCCCGGGGCGGGCAGGCTGCCGGCCCTGGCGCGCCCGCGACATCGCCCGCGCCTGGCGGGCGGGCCGGCGCGGACCGCAGCGATGCCCCGATGACCGGCGTGCCCAACGCGGAAGCGTACCGGCCCGTCGACCCGGAACGCATCCGGCGGTGGAAGGAGCTGTATGGACGTGGCCATTGA
- a CDS encoding iron-sulfur cluster assembly scaffold protein, producing the protein MSTVTPGEGCTAHRPPVAGKLDPETRLQVVTDHYQNPRHFGALPEATVVLPGGNPGCGDVVVIYLRAEGERLVDVKYEGQGCTVSQAAASLLLEHLHATGLDPDAVLAMDYRFMEELLGNDLVRARPRCATLALGTLKSAIQAWRRKLRAGTHQG; encoded by the coding sequence ATGAGCACGGTGACTCCCGGGGAAGGCTGCACGGCGCATCGGCCCCCGGTCGCCGGCAAGCTCGACCCGGAGACCCGGTTGCAGGTCGTGACCGACCACTACCAAAACCCGCGTCACTTCGGGGCACTGCCGGAGGCGACGGTGGTCCTGCCGGGCGGCAATCCGGGTTGCGGCGACGTGGTGGTCATCTACTTGCGCGCCGAGGGCGAGCGGCTGGTCGACGTAAAGTACGAGGGCCAGGGGTGCACCGTGAGCCAGGCGGCCGCCTCGCTCCTGCTCGAGCACCTGCACGCCACGGGCCTGGATCCGGACGCCGTCCTGGCGATGGACTACCGTTTCATGGAGGAGCTGTTGGGCAACGACCTGGTGCGGGCGCGCCCCCGCTGCGCGACCCTCGCCCTCGGCACCCTGAAGAGCGCCATCCAGGCGTGGCGTCGCAAGCTCCGAGCCGGGACCCATCAGGGCTGA
- the aroE gene encoding shikimate dehydrogenase, translating into MAHGLPRIVGLLGYPVRHSASPAMHRAAFRALRMAAWAYLLFEVPPERLELAVAGLRGLGFAGANVTIPHKRAVLRWMDDLSEEARATGAVNTIVADPAQGRLSGHNTDVAGVILALRAWGVEAGERRVLVLGAGGAARAAVYACLRAGSPWVGVCARRPERAAALVEELGATEAFPLDGSLAGTLARRGVDLVIQATPAGMENAGEEGDAAGERLAGLVAPERLPRSAAILEMVYRPPVTPLVRAARSAGLAVVPGAAMLLYQGAQAFALWTGQDAPVDAMARALARELRVPAQEVLPPHPPHP; encoded by the coding sequence ATGGCGCACGGTCTCCCGCGCATCGTAGGCCTGCTCGGCTACCCGGTGCGCCATTCGGCGTCTCCTGCCATGCACCGGGCTGCCTTCCGGGCCCTCCGGATGGCCGCGTGGGCGTATCTTCTCTTCGAGGTGCCCCCCGAGCGGCTCGAGCTCGCGGTGGCGGGCCTGAGGGGCCTGGGCTTCGCAGGTGCCAACGTGACCATTCCCCACAAGCGAGCCGTGCTGCGGTGGATGGACGACCTGTCGGAGGAGGCCCGCGCGACCGGAGCCGTCAACACCATCGTGGCAGACCCGGCGCAGGGGCGCTTGTCGGGTCACAACACCGACGTGGCCGGGGTCATCCTGGCCCTGCGGGCGTGGGGCGTGGAGGCGGGTGAGCGACGGGTGCTGGTACTCGGCGCCGGCGGAGCGGCCAGGGCGGCCGTCTACGCCTGCCTGCGGGCAGGAAGCCCCTGGGTCGGTGTCTGTGCCCGTCGCCCGGAACGGGCCGCCGCCCTGGTGGAGGAGCTGGGAGCGACCGAGGCTTTCCCGTTGGACGGCTCGCTGGCCGGAACGCTCGCCAGGCGGGGGGTGGACCTGGTGATCCAGGCCACGCCGGCGGGCATGGAGAATGCGGGCGAGGAGGGCGATGCGGCAGGGGAAAGGCTCGCGGGCCTCGTCGCCCCGGAGCGCCTGCCGCGCAGTGCCGCCATCCTGGAGATGGTCTATCGCCCGCCGGTCACGCCGCTCGTGCGCGCGGCCCGGAGCGCCGGCCTGGCCGTGGTGCCGGGCGCGGCGATGCTGCTCTACCAGGGAGCGCAGGCTTTCGCCCTCTGGACAGGTCAGGACGCCCCGGTGGACGCGATGGCTCGGGCCCTCGCCCGGGAGCTGCGGGTACCCGCGCAAGAGGTGTTACCGCCGCATCCGCCACACCCATAA